A single window of Synechococcus sp. C9 DNA harbors:
- a CDS encoding DUF4168 domain-containing protein — MLSRLTLPLLFCLLCLSRPVWGQTPLSEDRIQRYAQIVLELEPIRQAHLEEARRLLGTINTNGNLCGERNLPAPVQTVCNRYFEKSQRLVEQRGLTIQEFNLITTQAQQDPTLSKRIQDAMLRQRKGF; from the coding sequence ATGCTCAGCCGTTTGACCCTGCCCCTGCTGTTCTGCCTCCTTTGCCTGAGCCGTCCGGTTTGGGGACAAACCCCCTTAAGCGAGGACCGGATTCAACGGTACGCCCAGATCGTGCTGGAATTGGAACCCATCCGCCAAGCCCACCTGGAAGAAGCCCGCCGGTTACTGGGCACCATTAACACCAACGGCAACCTCTGTGGTGAACGCAACCTCCCCGCCCCCGTCCAAACCGTCTGCAATCGCTACTTTGAAAAATCCCAACGGCTGGTCGAGCAGAGGGGTTTAACCATCCAGGAATTTAATCTGATCACCACCCAAGCCCAACAGGACCCCACCCTCAGCAAACGCATCCAAGATGCCATGCTCCGGCAACGCAAAGGATTTTGA
- the ispE gene encoding 4-(cytidine 5'-diphospho)-2-C-methyl-D-erythritol kinase, which yields MSQCTLAAAAKINLYLRILGLRGDGYHEVAMVLQSVNLRDTLHLTTQSRKDMSITCDHPQVPTDGTNLALKAAHLLAEAFPKQATGVHIHIEKQIPVAAGLAGGSSNGAAVLVGLNHLWGLGLTVPELQGFAAQLGSDMPFCVQGGTALGTGRGDILEPLPPVTGGAVVLAKFVNLSISTPWAYRTYSETFRHTFAEASAQESDHFVQVLASHSLAEIAAHLHNDFEKVVLPAHPEIAQLKQGFLDQGALGSLLSGSGPTVFALYSDATLAQPAVEQLRIDYPEVDFWVTEFCPWGVAMIQ from the coding sequence ATGTCCCAATGTACCCTGGCGGCGGCGGCGAAAATTAACCTCTACCTGCGGATTCTCGGCCTGCGGGGGGATGGCTACCACGAGGTGGCGATGGTGTTACAAAGTGTGAATCTGCGGGATACGTTGCACCTAACCACCCAGTCCCGTAAAGACATGAGCATTACCTGCGACCATCCCCAGGTACCGACGGATGGGACGAATCTTGCCCTCAAAGCCGCCCATCTTTTGGCGGAAGCCTTTCCCAAACAGGCCACGGGTGTCCACATCCACATTGAGAAACAGATTCCGGTGGCCGCTGGGTTGGCGGGGGGGTCAAGCAATGGGGCCGCCGTGTTGGTGGGGTTAAACCATCTGTGGGGTTTGGGGTTGACTGTGCCGGAATTGCAGGGGTTCGCCGCCCAGTTGGGGTCGGATATGCCGTTTTGTGTGCAGGGGGGCACGGCCTTGGGCACGGGGCGGGGGGATATTTTGGAACCCTTACCCCCAGTGACGGGTGGGGCGGTAGTGTTGGCGAAATTTGTGAATTTAAGCATTTCCACCCCTTGGGCCTATCGGACTTATAGTGAAACTTTTCGCCATACGTTTGCCGAGGCTTCTGCCCAGGAATCGGATCATTTTGTGCAGGTCTTAGCCAGTCATTCGTTAGCAGAAATTGCCGCCCATTTGCACAATGATTTTGAAAAAGTGGTACTGCCAGCGCACCCGGAAATTGCCCAACTGAAACAGGGATTTTTGGATCAGGGAGCTTTGGGGAGTTTACTTTCTGGTTCCGGCCCAACGGTGTTTGCCTTATATTCTGATGCCACCCTCGCCCAGCCAGCGGTCGAGCAGTTAAGAATAGATTATCCTGAGGTGGATTTTTGGGTGACGGAGTTTTGCCCTTGGGGTGTAGCGATGATTCAATAA
- a CDS encoding sodium:proton antiporter, with protein MTDSLSLTLQIVLAVVAGIGAQVLADVLRVPSIIFLLLFGIVLGSDVLGWLQPQSLGTGLEVVISLCVALILFEGGLNLSLRELGQVSGTIQNLVTVGALITLVGGGVAAHFLGEFPWPLAFLYGSLVTVTGPTVIGPLLRQVKVDRRVSALLEGEGVLIDPVGAILAVVVLNIVLTGDTGWTEIVLGLGTRLGLGIGIGAAGGWLLSWLFREESVPSQDLKNLAVLAGLWGLYGLAQWVQSESGLMAAAVAGIVLQLTAPEQRLLRRFKGQLTTLAVSMLFILLAADLSLASLGMLGWGGLWTVVVLMLVVRPLNILVSTWNSDLNWRQKAFLAWIAPRGIVSASVASLFSIVLTARGLNGGDSVKGLVFLTIILTVVVPGVTAQAVAQLLGVRSEATNGAVIVGSNPLGRLLARLFQEHGEPVVLIDTNREDCRAAERENLRAIPGSALDPEVLAEAGMGSMGTFLALTKNAEVNLVLAQRVAEEFYPPRVVAVLPEEQRSNHSQVRCAFHPRLVLRDWNEALERGQVRLAETRLGETAGALDDPHVLPLLRQRHHFLEVVTTDMAYQAGDRLIYLAPQPPPDSETEPEPVEAGDVVQGLLGLG; from the coding sequence ATGACCGATTCTTTGTCCCTCACCCTACAGATTGTTTTGGCGGTGGTTGCGGGGATTGGGGCGCAGGTGCTGGCGGATGTGCTCCGGGTGCCGAGCATTATTTTTTTATTACTGTTTGGGATCGTTTTAGGTTCGGATGTGCTGGGTTGGTTGCAACCCCAATCCCTGGGGACGGGGCTGGAGGTGGTGATTTCCCTGTGTGTGGCGTTGATTTTGTTTGAGGGGGGGTTGAATCTTTCCCTGCGGGAGTTGGGGCAGGTGTCGGGGACGATTCAGAATTTGGTGACGGTGGGGGCGTTGATTACCCTGGTGGGGGGCGGGGTGGCGGCGCATTTTTTGGGGGAGTTTCCCTGGCCGTTGGCGTTTTTGTATGGGTCGTTGGTGACGGTGACGGGGCCAACGGTGATTGGGCCGTTGTTGCGGCAGGTGAAGGTGGACCGCCGGGTGAGTGCCCTGTTGGAGGGGGAGGGGGTGTTGATTGACCCGGTGGGGGCGATTTTGGCGGTGGTGGTGTTGAACATTGTCCTGACGGGGGATACGGGCTGGACGGAGATTGTCCTGGGGTTGGGGACTCGGCTGGGGCTGGGGATCGGGATTGGGGCGGCGGGGGGCTGGCTGTTGAGTTGGCTGTTTCGGGAGGAGAGTGTCCCGAGTCAGGATTTGAAAAATTTGGCGGTGTTGGCGGGCTTGTGGGGGTTGTATGGGCTGGCGCAGTGGGTGCAGAGTGAGTCGGGGTTGATGGCGGCGGCGGTGGCGGGGATTGTCCTGCAATTGACTGCCCCGGAACAACGGTTATTACGCCGGTTTAAGGGGCAATTGACCACCCTGGCGGTGTCTATGTTGTTTATTTTGTTAGCCGCCGATTTGTCCCTGGCGAGTTTGGGGATGTTGGGGTGGGGGGGGTTGTGGACGGTGGTGGTGCTGATGCTGGTGGTGCGCCCGCTGAATATCCTGGTTTCGACCTGGAATAGTGACCTGAATTGGCGGCAAAAGGCATTTTTGGCGTGGATTGCGCCTCGGGGGATTGTTTCGGCTTCTGTGGCGTCCCTGTTCTCGATTGTGTTGACCGCCCGGGGGTTGAACGGGGGGGATTCGGTGAAGGGGCTGGTGTTTTTGACCATCATTCTCACGGTGGTGGTGCCGGGGGTGACGGCGCAGGCGGTGGCGCAACTGTTGGGGGTGCGTTCGGAGGCGACGAATGGGGCGGTGATTGTGGGGAGTAATCCCCTGGGGCGACTGCTGGCTCGGTTATTTCAGGAGCATGGGGAGCCGGTGGTGTTGATTGATACCAACCGGGAGGACTGTCGGGCAGCGGAACGGGAAAATCTGCGGGCGATTCCGGGGAGTGCCCTGGACCCGGAGGTGCTGGCGGAGGCGGGGATGGGAAGCATGGGCACATTCCTGGCGTTGACCAAAAATGCGGAGGTGAATCTGGTGTTGGCGCAACGGGTGGCGGAGGAATTTTATCCCCCCCGGGTGGTGGCGGTATTGCCGGAGGAACAACGGTCGAACCATTCCCAGGTGCGGTGTGCGTTTCATCCCCGGTTGGTACTGCGGGACTGGAATGAAGCCCTGGAACGGGGGCAGGTGCGGTTGGCGGAAACTCGCCTGGGGGAAACGGCAGGGGCACTGGATGACCCTCATGTCCTGCCCTTATTGCGCCAGCGACATCATTTTTTGGAAGTGGTGACGACGGATATGGCGTACCAAGCGGGGGATCGGTTGATTTATTTGGCTCCCCAGCCCCCCCCGGACAGCGAAACGGAACCGGAACCCGTCGAAGCGGGGGATGTGGTTCAGGGGTTGTTGGGGTTGGGGTAA
- a CDS encoding ABC transporter permease, whose product MNLAQIWGDGLTVFWGEWLDLRVRLPQVFASGLVSPLIYILAFGFGLGSSLSRPPLGNSYLEFILPGMVALSSMIISFAGTTFSICGDRLFNKTFEELLLAPVHPLGVYLGKVLAGVVRGLLTALAIILISVMFTGKVGGFLHPLFLLVVCLNCLVFAGLGVIVGLSVASLETVGLYNNFLIVPMSFLGGTFFDPSTVPGLLKVVVYAIPLTYASVGLRAVALGGAFPWYAPVVLLGIAMGLAAIGAYQFSHQQD is encoded by the coding sequence ATGAACCTGGCGCAGATTTGGGGGGATGGGCTGACGGTTTTCTGGGGGGAATGGCTGGATTTGCGGGTGCGTTTGCCCCAGGTCTTCGCCTCCGGTTTGGTCTCGCCGCTCATCTATATCCTGGCGTTTGGGTTTGGCTTGGGGAGTTCTCTGAGCAGACCGCCCTTGGGGAATTCCTATTTAGAATTTATCCTGCCGGGGATGGTGGCGCTGTCTTCGATGATTATTAGTTTTGCGGGTACCACGTTTTCCATCTGTGGGGACCGGTTGTTTAATAAAACTTTTGAGGAATTGTTGCTGGCACCGGTGCATCCCTTGGGGGTCTATTTGGGAAAGGTGTTGGCGGGGGTGGTGCGGGGCTTGTTGACGGCGCTGGCAATCATCCTGATCAGTGTGATGTTTACAGGGAAGGTCGGGGGGTTTTTGCACCCGTTATTTTTGCTGGTGGTGTGCCTAAATTGCCTGGTGTTTGCGGGTTTGGGGGTGATTGTGGGGTTGAGTGTGGCTTCTTTGGAAACGGTGGGTTTGTACAATAATTTTTTGATTGTGCCGATGTCGTTTTTGGGGGGTACGTTTTTTGACCCCAGTACGGTGCCGGGGTTGCTCAAGGTGGTGGTGTATGCCATTCCTTTGACCTATGCCAGTGTGGGGTTACGGGCGGTGGCGTTGGGGGGGGCGTTTCCCTGGTATGCGCCGGTGGTTTTGCTGGGGATAGCGATGGGATTGGCGGCGATTGGTGCCTATCAGTTTTCCCACCAACAGGATTAA
- a CDS encoding DUF4189 domain-containing protein → MFRRRWFWIVLPLSLWCLPAHAQEAFGAIALSKQSSRFGYSYDWQSPSQASQKALQECGSADCRVVLTFNRGCGAVAEGVNRSGLGTGKTRNLAEQAALQLCNDPSCKITVWACNSR, encoded by the coding sequence ATGTTCCGCCGCCGTTGGTTTTGGATCGTGCTCCCCCTGAGCCTCTGGTGCCTGCCCGCCCACGCCCAAGAAGCCTTTGGGGCCATTGCCCTGAGTAAACAAAGCAGTCGGTTTGGCTATAGCTACGACTGGCAAAGTCCATCCCAAGCCAGCCAAAAGGCACTCCAGGAATGCGGTAGCGCTGACTGTCGGGTGGTTTTGACCTTCAATCGGGGCTGTGGCGCAGTGGCGGAAGGGGTGAACCGCAGTGGATTGGGCACCGGCAAAACCCGCAATTTAGCCGAACAGGCCGCCCTGCAACTCTGTAATGACCCGAGTTGTAAAATTACCGTCTGGGCCTGCAATTCCCGATGA
- a CDS encoding 30S ribosomal protein S1, protein MGSQQKAGVGFTHEEFAALLDRYDYRFSPGDVVPGTVFALEPKGALIDIGAKTAAFIPLQEMSINRVDNPEEILQTDEMREFFILSEENEEGQLTLSIRRIEYMRSWERVRQLQREDATVRAVVFAINRGGALVRIEGLRGFIPGSHISTRHAKEDLMGQELPLKFLEVDEERNRLVLSHRRALVERQMNKLETGEVVTGTVRGIKPYGAFIDIGGVSGLLHISEISHDHIETPHNVFSVGDELKVMIIDLDADRGRISLSTKQLEPEPGDMVRDRNLVFEKAEEMAQRWREKQAAKLAGLPEEGEASAVVAATEEEDLAPAAV, encoded by the coding sequence TTGGGTAGTCAACAGAAGGCGGGGGTGGGGTTTACCCACGAAGAGTTTGCGGCTCTATTGGATCGGTATGATTACCGGTTCAGTCCGGGGGATGTGGTGCCGGGAACGGTGTTTGCCCTGGAACCCAAGGGGGCATTGATTGATATTGGTGCCAAAACGGCGGCGTTTATTCCCTTGCAGGAGATGTCCATTAATCGGGTGGACAACCCGGAGGAAATCCTGCAAACGGATGAGATGCGGGAATTTTTTATCCTGTCGGAGGAGAATGAGGAAGGGCAGTTGACCCTCTCGATCCGGCGGATTGAGTATATGCGTTCCTGGGAGCGGGTGCGCCAGTTGCAAAGGGAAGATGCGACGGTGCGGGCGGTGGTGTTTGCCATCAACCGGGGTGGGGCGTTGGTGCGGATTGAGGGTCTGCGGGGGTTTATTCCGGGTTCCCATATCAGTACCCGCCATGCCAAGGAGGATCTGATGGGGCAGGAGTTGCCCTTGAAGTTTTTGGAGGTGGATGAGGAGCGCAACCGGCTGGTGTTGAGCCATCGGCGGGCGCTGGTGGAACGGCAGATGAATAAGCTGGAAACCGGCGAGGTGGTGACGGGGACGGTGCGGGGGATCAAGCCCTACGGTGCCTTTATTGATATTGGCGGGGTGAGTGGCTTACTGCATATTTCGGAAATTTCCCACGACCACATCGAAACGCCCCACAATGTCTTCTCCGTTGGGGACGAACTGAAGGTGATGATCATTGACCTGGATGCGGACCGGGGGCGGATTTCCCTGTCCACCAAGCAGTTGGAGCCGGAACCGGGGGATATGGTGCGGGATCGGAACCTGGTGTTTGAGAAAGCTGAGGAGATGGCGCAACGGTGGCGGGAAAAACAAGCCGCTAAGTTGGCGGGTCTGCCGGAGGAGGGGGAAGCGTCGGCAGTGGTGGCGGCAACGGAGGAGGAGGATTTGGCACCGGCGGCGGTCTAG
- a CDS encoding STAS domain-containing protein: MERILFTPITKERFGSPPQTVEIPLTRLDTATAETFKQQCLDLVAGQPQMVGINLSTVDFMDSRGLGALVSCSKQIQALGGKTFLVAPQPQILVLLETVAIHRFIPIYTKREHFEQGLEPDAF; this comes from the coding sequence ATGGAACGTATTTTATTCACCCCAATTACCAAGGAACGATTTGGTTCCCCTCCCCAAACGGTGGAAATTCCCCTGACCCGGTTGGATACGGCGACGGCGGAAACCTTCAAACAGCAGTGCTTGGATTTGGTGGCGGGTCAACCGCAGATGGTGGGGATCAATCTGAGTACCGTGGATTTTATGGACAGTCGGGGGTTGGGGGCATTGGTGAGTTGTAGTAAACAGATTCAAGCCCTGGGCGGCAAAACCTTTTTGGTGGCTCCCCAACCGCAGATTTTGGTACTTTTGGAAACCGTAGCTATCCACCGTTTTATTCCCATTTACACCAAGCGGGAGCATTTTGAACAGGGTTTGGAGCCGGATGCGTTTTAA
- the pyrF gene encoding orotidine-5'-phosphate decarboxylase, with amino-acid sequence MKPTSLADRIMVALDVPDADTALTWVERLPGVQWWKVGLELFTAAGPPILTQLKRRGKSIFLDLKYHDIPQTMTRACQVAMEHGVDFLTLHATAGSLALAQAQATVAPSSLRLLAVTLLTSTGREQFTQEFASRLDMDAYIQHWAAVAHRAGLAGVICSPWEVASLKKKLGADFLCVCPGIRWQAGSDDQQRTCTPQTALAAGADYLVIGRPILQAPNPEQVWQELMELTL; translated from the coding sequence ATGAAGCCGACCAGCTTAGCTGACCGGATCATGGTGGCTTTGGATGTGCCGGATGCGGACACGGCCCTGACCTGGGTGGAACGCCTGCCTGGGGTGCAGTGGTGGAAAGTGGGATTGGAATTGTTTACCGCCGCTGGCCCCCCCATCCTCACCCAACTCAAACGGCGGGGAAAATCCATTTTTTTGGACCTGAAGTACCACGACATTCCCCAAACCATGACCCGAGCCTGTCAGGTGGCCATGGAACACGGGGTGGATTTTTTGACCCTGCACGCCACGGCCGGTTCCCTCGCACTTGCCCAAGCCCAAGCGACGGTCGCCCCCAGTTCCCTGCGCCTGTTAGCGGTGACGCTGTTGACCAGCACGGGCAGGGAGCAATTTACCCAGGAATTTGCCAGCCGTTTGGATATGGATGCCTACATCCAGCACTGGGCAGCGGTGGCCCACCGGGCGGGGTTGGCGGGGGTGATTTGTTCCCCCTGGGAAGTTGCCAGTTTGAAAAAAAAACTGGGCGCAGATTTTTTGTGCGTTTGCCCCGGTATCCGTTGGCAGGCAGGTAGCGATGACCAACAACGCACCTGTACCCCCCAAACTGCCTTGGCCGCCGGAGCGGATTATCTGGTCATTGGCCGCCCGATTTTGCAGGCTCCCAACCCGGAGCAGGTGTGGCAAGAACTCATGGAACTGACCCTATGA
- a CDS encoding cupin domain-containing protein, with translation MNPQEVISRWQLQPHPEGGYYRELYRSPLKVSLGQDVCQDYQDSYNACTHIYWVLSQGDFSAWHRVRQGDEIWHWYGGDALELHTLEPERQPQHHCQVLSGEQPCAVVPAGVWQAARLVAGGEWVWCGCTVSPGFSFSRFDLGERAQLIQAFPDHRELIGQLTR, from the coding sequence ATGAACCCCCAGGAGGTGATTAGCCGCTGGCAACTGCAACCTCACCCGGAAGGCGGCTACTACCGGGAACTTTACCGCTCTCCCCTCAAGGTTTCCCTGGGACAAGATGTATGTCAAGATTATCAAGATTCATACAATGCCTGTACACATATCTACTGGGTACTGAGCCAAGGGGATTTTTCTGCCTGGCATCGGGTGCGGCAGGGGGATGAAATTTGGCATTGGTACGGGGGTGACGCTCTGGAATTGCACACCCTGGAGCCGGAACGACAGCCACAACATCACTGCCAAGTTTTGAGCGGAGAACAACCCTGTGCAGTGGTACCAGCGGGGGTATGGCAGGCGGCTCGCTTGGTCGCCGGGGGCGAGTGGGTCTGGTGCGGCTGTACGGTGAGTCCAGGATTTAGCTTCAGCCGGTTTGACCTGGGGGAACGGGCGCAGTTAATCCAAGCCTTTCCTGACCATCGGGAACTGATTGGGCAACTGACCCGCTAA
- a CDS encoding histidine triad nucleotide-binding protein: MSSDTIFGRIIRREIPATIVHEDDLCMVIQDIHPQAPVHLLVIPKAPIPRLSQAQPEHQTLLGHLLLTAQRVAQTHHLTQGYRLVINDGPQGGQTVYHLHLHVLGGRDMGWPPG, from the coding sequence ATGAGTAGTGATACCATCTTTGGTCGGATCATCCGTCGGGAAATCCCCGCCACCATTGTCCATGAGGATGACCTATGTATGGTGATCCAGGACATCCACCCCCAAGCCCCAGTGCATTTATTGGTGATCCCCAAGGCACCCATCCCCCGCCTTTCCCAAGCCCAGCCCGAACACCAAACCCTGCTGGGACATTTGCTCCTGACCGCCCAACGGGTTGCCCAAACGCACCACCTGACCCAGGGCTACCGCCTGGTGATCAACGACGGTCCCCAAGGTGGTCAAACCGTCTATCACCTCCACCTGCACGTTTTGGGGGGACGGGACATGGGCTGGCCTCCCGGCTAG
- the argB gene encoding acetylglutamate kinase: protein MLTNQDRVQVLSEALPYIQKFAGRTIVIKYGGAAMKEESLKQQVISDVVFMSCVGLRPILVHGGGPEINTWLDKLGIAPQFKNGLRVTDAATMAVVEMVLVGRVNKEIVRLINQAGGKAVGIAGTDGNLIQARPEGSDDMGFVGEVKNVQTDLLETLIQGGYIPVVSSVAADETGQAFNINADTVAGELAAALGAEKLILLTDTAGILHDPKDIKTLYHFLNIQQARQLIEQGIITGGMIPKVNCCVRSLAQGVKAAHILDGRLPHSLLLEIFTDTGIGSMIVASGMGT from the coding sequence ATGCTGACTAACCAAGACCGGGTGCAGGTACTCAGCGAAGCCCTGCCCTACATCCAAAAATTTGCCGGACGCACCATCGTCATCAAGTACGGCGGGGCGGCCATGAAGGAAGAATCCCTTAAACAACAGGTGATCAGCGATGTGGTGTTCATGTCCTGCGTCGGCTTGCGACCGATTTTGGTGCATGGGGGCGGCCCGGAGATTAATACCTGGTTGGATAAATTAGGCATTGCCCCCCAGTTCAAAAACGGCCTGCGGGTGACCGATGCGGCCACGATGGCGGTGGTGGAAATGGTATTGGTCGGTCGGGTCAATAAGGAAATTGTGCGGTTGATCAACCAAGCCGGGGGTAAGGCGGTGGGCATCGCTGGCACGGATGGGAATCTGATCCAAGCCCGCCCGGAAGGTTCGGACGATATGGGCTTTGTGGGCGAGGTGAAAAATGTGCAAACTGATTTACTCGAAACCCTGATCCAAGGGGGCTATATCCCGGTGGTGTCCAGTGTGGCCGCTGATGAAACGGGGCAGGCTTTTAATATTAATGCGGATACGGTGGCGGGGGAATTGGCGGCGGCCTTGGGGGCAGAGAAATTAATTTTACTCACCGATACGGCGGGCATTTTACATGACCCTAAAGATATAAAGACGTTGTATCATTTCTTAAACATTCAACAGGCACGGCAACTGATTGAGCAGGGCATTATCACTGGCGGCATGATCCCCAAGGTGAATTGTTGTGTCCGTTCCCTGGCGCAGGGGGTGAAGGCGGCGCATATTTTGGATGGTCGTTTGCCCCACTCCCTATTGTTGGAAATTTTCACCGATACGGGGATTGGTTCGATGATTGTGGCTTCGGGGATGGGAACTTAG
- the psbA gene encoding photosystem II q(b) protein: protein MTATLERRSSVSLWEQFCQWVTSTDNRLYIGWFGVLMIPTLLTATTCFIIAFIAAPPVDIDGIREPVAGSLLYGNNIITGAVVPSSNAIGMHFYPIWEAASLDEWLYNGGPYQLVVLHFLIGVFCYMGREWELSYRLGMRPWICVAYSAPVAAATAVFLIYPIGQGSFSDGMPLGISGTFNFMLVFQAEHNILMHPFHMLGVAGVFGGSLFSAMHGSLVTSSLIRETSENESQNYGYKFGQEEETYNIVAAHGYFGRLIFQYASFNNSRSLHFFLAAWPVVGIWFTSLGVSTMAFNLNGFNFNQSVVDSQGRVINTWADVINRANLGMEVMHERNAHNFPLDLAAGEPVVAPAING, encoded by the coding sequence ATGACTGCAACTCTGGAACGTCGTTCTAGCGTCAGCCTGTGGGAACAGTTCTGCCAGTGGGTGACCAGCACCGACAACCGCCTGTACATCGGCTGGTTCGGCGTGTTGATGATCCCCACCCTGCTGACTGCCACCACCTGCTTCATTATTGCCTTCATTGCGGCTCCCCCGGTGGACATCGACGGGATTCGTGAGCCTGTGGCCGGTTCTTTGCTGTACGGCAACAACATCATCACCGGGGCGGTGGTGCCTTCCTCCAATGCGATTGGGATGCACTTCTACCCGATTTGGGAAGCCGCTTCCTTGGATGAGTGGCTGTACAATGGTGGCCCTTACCAATTGGTGGTTCTGCACTTCTTGATTGGTGTGTTCTGCTACATGGGTCGGGAGTGGGAACTGTCCTACCGTTTGGGGATGCGTCCTTGGATTTGCGTGGCCTACTCTGCCCCCGTGGCGGCGGCGACCGCGGTGTTCCTGATTTACCCCATCGGGCAAGGTTCTTTCTCTGACGGGATGCCCCTGGGTATTTCTGGTACCTTCAACTTCATGCTGGTGTTCCAAGCTGAGCACAACATCCTGATGCACCCCTTCCATATGTTGGGTGTGGCCGGTGTGTTCGGTGGTAGCTTGTTCTCCGCCATGCACGGTTCCTTGGTGACTTCTTCCTTGATCCGGGAAACCTCTGAAAACGAGTCCCAAAACTATGGCTACAAGTTTGGTCAAGAAGAAGAGACCTACAACATTGTGGCCGCCCACGGCTACTTTGGCCGCTTGATCTTCCAATACGCCAGCTTCAACAACAGCCGGTCTCTGCACTTCTTCCTGGCTGCTTGGCCGGTGGTGGGGATTTGGTTCACCTCCTTGGGCGTGAGCACCATGGCCTTCAACCTGAACGGGTTCAACTTCAACCAGTCTGTGGTTGACAGCCAAGGCCGGGTAATCAACACCTGGGCGGATGTGATCAACCGGGCGAACCTGGGTATGGAAGTGATGCACGAGCGCAATGCCCACAACTTCCCCTTGGATTTGGCCGCTGGTGAGCCGGTGGTTGCTCCTGCCATCAATGGCTAA